Proteins from a genomic interval of Rhodothermus marinus:
- the feoB gene encoding ferrous iron transport protein B → MSGSCHEPAVAVEAPRAPTIAHRIALAGNPNVGKTTLFNLLTGLRQKVANYPGVTVERKSGRLVGHESVEVVDLPGTYSLNPRSIDERVAYEVLVGRMRDEPAPDVVVCVVDATNLERNLYLVSQIMDLGLPVVVALNMMDALAENGLELDVEGLARRLGVPVVPMVARKGQGIDRLKELLLRGVPPPPAERRWTLMPAVASVVEELAQRLGEEAPDVPERQRFFEALSALTSDTLLEAWKQRAPRFYEAVREARRDLEARKVPYRQAEMIGRYGWLSPLVAEVLRKRPDARERTLSDRIDAVLTHRVAGPLIFFVLLLLIFQAIFSWAVPFMDAIEAAVAWTGEQVRTVMPDGFLEDLIVDGAITGVGNVLVFLPQILLLFFFLGIMEDTGYMARTAFIMDRLMRRLGLSGASVVPLLSGYACAVPAIMAARTLDNERDRIITIMVTPLMSCSARLPVYTLFIAAFIPNIPILGPLNAQGLAMFSLYLLGTAMAFAAAWVLKTFVFKGESAYFVMELPPYRAPQFKQIVYRMIDRAKAFVTRAGKIIFGLSIVIWFLASFPRAELDPELAAERQALEAWYAHARDSLEAIGAPDSAFEELEAAYEERLAPIADAEAARQISQSFIGRLGHALEPLMRPLGFDWKITAGIISSFPAREVIVGTMATIYGVAHAGEDEVILRQALRADPAFSPLVAVSLMVFYVFALQCMSTLAVARRELGTWKWPAVMWLYMFALAYLFSLLVYQGGRLLGLG, encoded by the coding sequence CTCTTCAACCTGCTGACCGGATTGCGCCAGAAGGTGGCCAACTATCCGGGCGTGACGGTCGAACGCAAAAGCGGCCGGCTGGTCGGGCACGAAAGCGTCGAAGTCGTCGATCTACCCGGCACCTACAGCCTGAACCCCCGCTCCATCGACGAACGCGTCGCCTACGAGGTGCTGGTCGGGCGCATGCGGGACGAGCCCGCGCCCGACGTGGTCGTGTGTGTGGTGGATGCCACGAACCTGGAGCGCAACCTCTACCTGGTTTCCCAGATCATGGATCTGGGCCTGCCCGTCGTGGTGGCGCTCAACATGATGGACGCGCTGGCCGAAAACGGCCTGGAGCTGGACGTCGAGGGGCTGGCGCGGCGGCTGGGCGTACCGGTGGTGCCCATGGTGGCCCGCAAAGGCCAGGGCATCGATCGCCTGAAGGAACTCCTGCTGCGTGGCGTGCCGCCGCCCCCGGCCGAGCGACGCTGGACGCTCATGCCGGCCGTGGCCTCCGTCGTGGAAGAGCTGGCGCAGCGGCTGGGCGAGGAGGCCCCGGACGTGCCCGAGCGGCAACGGTTCTTCGAGGCGCTCAGCGCCCTGACCAGCGATACGCTGCTCGAGGCCTGGAAGCAGCGCGCGCCGCGCTTCTACGAGGCCGTGCGGGAAGCCCGCCGGGACCTGGAGGCCCGCAAGGTGCCCTACCGTCAGGCCGAAATGATCGGCCGCTACGGCTGGCTGAGTCCGCTCGTGGCCGAGGTGCTGCGCAAGCGTCCGGATGCCCGGGAGCGTACGCTTTCGGACCGCATCGACGCCGTGCTCACGCACCGCGTGGCCGGGCCGCTCATCTTCTTCGTGCTGCTGCTGCTCATCTTCCAGGCCATCTTTTCCTGGGCCGTGCCGTTCATGGACGCCATCGAGGCAGCCGTGGCCTGGACCGGCGAGCAGGTGCGTACCGTCATGCCCGACGGCTTCCTGGAAGACCTGATCGTCGACGGCGCCATCACGGGCGTGGGCAACGTGCTCGTCTTCCTGCCCCAGATCCTGCTGCTGTTCTTCTTCCTGGGGATCATGGAAGACACCGGCTACATGGCCCGCACGGCGTTCATCATGGACCGCCTCATGCGCAGGCTGGGACTGAGCGGCGCCTCGGTGGTGCCCCTGCTGAGCGGCTATGCGTGCGCCGTGCCCGCCATCATGGCCGCGCGCACGCTCGACAACGAGCGCGACCGGATCATCACGATCATGGTCACCCCCCTGATGAGCTGCTCGGCCCGCCTGCCCGTCTACACGCTGTTCATCGCGGCTTTCATTCCGAACATCCCGATCCTGGGCCCGCTCAATGCCCAGGGGCTGGCCATGTTCAGCCTCTACCTGCTGGGCACGGCCATGGCCTTCGCGGCGGCCTGGGTGCTCAAGACGTTCGTCTTCAAGGGCGAGAGCGCCTACTTCGTCATGGAGCTGCCGCCCTACCGGGCGCCCCAGTTCAAGCAGATCGTCTATCGAATGATCGACCGCGCCAAGGCGTTCGTCACGCGGGCCGGGAAAATCATCTTCGGACTGAGCATTGTGATCTGGTTTCTGGCGAGCTTTCCGCGGGCCGAGCTGGATCCGGAGCTGGCGGCCGAGCGCCAGGCGCTGGAAGCCTGGTACGCGCACGCCCGCGATAGCCTCGAAGCCATCGGCGCCCCGGACTCGGCGTTCGAGGAGCTGGAAGCGGCCTATGAGGAGCGCCTGGCACCCATCGCCGATGCCGAAGCCGCCCGCCAGATCAGCCAGAGCTTCATCGGGCGCCTGGGCCATGCGCTGGAGCCGCTCATGCGGCCGCTGGGCTTCGACTGGAAGATCACGGCCGGCATCATCTCTTCCTTCCCGGCCCGCGAGGTGATCGTGGGCACCATGGCCACCATCTACGGCGTGGCGCATGCCGGTGAGGACGAAGTCATCCTGCGTCAGGCGCTGCGGGCCGACCCGGCCTTTTCGCCGCTGGTGGCCGTCAGCCTGATGGTCTTCTACGTGTTCGCCCTCCAGTGCATGAGCACGCTGGCCGTGGCACGGCGCGAGCTGGGCACCTGGAAATGGCCGGCCGTCATGTGGCTGTACATGTTCGCGCTGGCCTACCTGTTCTCGCTGCTCGTCTACCAGGGCGGCCGCCTGCTGGGGCTGGGCTGA
- a CDS encoding S9 family peptidase, with protein MRRAGWIALFALVLVWNAVAQDGNEPITVTDLLRIRQLESPTVSPDGRWLAYIVRQIDTVETEPDVRYAYRTHLYLVPTDGSTPPRAYTHGDRTASQPAWHPESDRIAFVRPVGGKPQLFVISLFGGEAEQLTDFRYGASRPRWSPDGSLLLFTATLSEKDVRRAEGTPPWPDERPARTAADTAGARPNPNGSLAEIRAWLARNEADGNPRVFHRLDFQGEQSLQPHLRFQHLYVVEPRPGATPRALTRGFFSFSGAEWLPHGRQIVAAALLDSTRHPDRARGSDLYLIDVDTSRINLLLHIDGYALFAPTPSPDGQWIAFLASPLADSGYAQTEIGLFRIDGRRPPELLTLHFDRSAGNLKWAPDMRYLYFVAPSNGGFPLYRISFFDLHPPRPAEATMPDTTTSRARFSADEVVRLKPKIERLLDYDRGVRDYDLSEATVYYVLTEPTNPYELYASDLAFKRPRRLTEHNASWLRTKRLSRPESFTLKRDTLEIQYWVMKPAFFEKGRRYPMLLEIHGGPAAMWGPGEATMWHEFQFFASKGFAVVFSNPRGSGGYGRAFRRANYQDWGDGPAGDVLAVASAAARLPWIDPERQVVTGGSYAGYLTAWIVAHDHRFRAAVAQRGVYDLQTFLGEGNAWRLVPWHFGGYPWDQETPALLHGDTVSVRDVILYNSPITWVHRIRTPLLIMHSDRDLRTGVIQSEMLYKSLKILGRPVEYVRYPDEGHELSRSGDPKRRMDRILRIYEFFMRYLPAETPPTSE; from the coding sequence ATGCGTCGCGCCGGATGGATTGCGCTGTTTGCTCTGGTGCTGGTATGGAACGCCGTCGCCCAGGACGGCAACGAGCCGATCACGGTCACCGACCTGCTGCGCATTCGCCAGCTTGAAAGTCCGACGGTCTCGCCCGACGGCCGCTGGCTCGCCTACATCGTGCGCCAGATCGATACCGTCGAAACCGAACCCGATGTGCGCTACGCCTACCGCACGCATCTGTACCTGGTACCCACCGACGGGAGTACCCCGCCCCGCGCCTACACGCACGGCGACCGGACGGCCAGCCAGCCCGCCTGGCATCCGGAAAGCGATCGGATCGCCTTCGTGCGGCCGGTCGGCGGCAAGCCCCAGCTCTTCGTGATTTCCCTCTTTGGCGGCGAGGCCGAGCAGCTCACCGACTTCCGCTACGGCGCGAGCCGGCCCCGCTGGAGTCCGGACGGCTCGCTGCTGCTCTTTACCGCCACGCTCTCCGAAAAGGACGTGCGCCGCGCCGAGGGCACGCCGCCCTGGCCCGATGAACGACCGGCTCGCACGGCGGCCGACACGGCCGGCGCCCGCCCGAACCCCAACGGCTCCCTCGCCGAAATCCGCGCCTGGCTGGCCCGCAACGAAGCCGACGGCAACCCGCGCGTCTTCCACCGGCTCGACTTTCAGGGCGAGCAGTCGCTGCAGCCGCACCTGCGCTTTCAGCACCTGTACGTCGTCGAACCCCGTCCCGGCGCGACGCCCCGGGCGCTGACCCGCGGCTTCTTCTCGTTCTCCGGTGCCGAATGGCTGCCGCACGGCCGCCAGATCGTAGCCGCTGCGCTGCTCGACTCCACCCGTCACCCGGACCGCGCCCGCGGCAGCGACCTCTATCTGATCGACGTCGATACCAGCCGCATCAACCTGCTGCTTCATATCGACGGCTACGCGCTCTTTGCGCCCACACCGTCGCCCGACGGCCAGTGGATCGCCTTTCTGGCCTCGCCGCTGGCCGACTCGGGCTACGCCCAGACCGAAATCGGTCTGTTCCGAATCGATGGGCGCCGCCCACCCGAGCTGCTCACGCTGCACTTCGACCGCTCGGCGGGCAACCTGAAATGGGCACCCGACATGCGCTACCTGTACTTCGTAGCGCCCTCGAACGGCGGCTTCCCACTCTATCGCATTTCGTTTTTCGACCTGCACCCGCCACGTCCTGCCGAAGCAACGATGCCGGACACCACCACCTCACGTGCCCGCTTCAGCGCCGACGAAGTGGTACGCCTGAAGCCGAAAATCGAGCGCCTGCTCGACTACGACCGCGGCGTGCGCGACTACGACCTGAGCGAGGCTACCGTCTACTACGTGCTCACCGAGCCGACGAATCCGTACGAACTCTACGCGTCCGACCTGGCCTTCAAGCGTCCCCGTCGTCTTACCGAGCACAACGCTTCGTGGCTGCGTACGAAGCGCCTGAGCCGGCCCGAGTCGTTCACGCTCAAGCGCGACACGCTGGAGATCCAGTACTGGGTGATGAAGCCGGCCTTCTTCGAGAAGGGCCGGCGCTACCCCATGCTGCTGGAAATCCATGGCGGGCCGGCGGCCATGTGGGGTCCGGGCGAGGCCACCATGTGGCACGAATTCCAGTTCTTTGCGAGCAAGGGCTTTGCCGTCGTGTTCTCGAACCCGCGCGGCTCGGGTGGCTACGGCCGCGCCTTCCGTCGGGCCAACTACCAGGACTGGGGCGACGGGCCGGCCGGCGACGTACTGGCCGTGGCGAGCGCGGCGGCCCGGCTTCCGTGGATCGACCCGGAGCGCCAGGTGGTGACCGGCGGCTCCTATGCGGGCTACCTGACGGCCTGGATCGTGGCGCACGACCATCGCTTCAGGGCGGCCGTGGCCCAGCGCGGCGTCTACGACCTGCAGACCTTCCTGGGCGAAGGGAACGCCTGGCGACTGGTGCCCTGGCACTTCGGCGGCTACCCGTGGGATCAGGAAACACCCGCCCTGCTGCACGGCGACACGGTCTCGGTGCGCGACGTGATCCTGTACAACTCGCCGATCACCTGGGTGCACCGGATCCGCACGCCGCTGCTGATCATGCACAGCGACCGCGACCTGCGCACCGGCGTCATCCAGAGTGAAATGCTCTACAAAAGCCTGAAAATTCTGGGCCGGCCCGTCGAGTACGTGCGCTATCCGGACGAAGGGCACGAGCTGTCGCGCTCGGGCGACCCGAAGCGCCGCATGGACCGCATCCTGCGCATCTACGAGTTTTTCATGCGCTATCTGCCGGCCGAAACGCCCCCGACTTCGGAATGA
- a CDS encoding CPBP family intramembrane glutamic endopeptidase — translation MSGRLALELHRLWRALQRLDRQAVVVLLAAPLLAYLQLLVGRRAFYLDKLAPELALPATPLAAWTWWTVLQGVLGFVVPVALLRLVFRRRAAEIGLGTGDLRFGLLVLALYVPVVLVGTWVLSADPAFQAINPRLRVAVHDWSMFLLYELLFLVYWIGWEYLWRGFMLFGTAPALGLYAIFVQMLPFAALHFNKPAAEALLSIPGGLLLGALVWRCRSFWIAVPIHFVQMLALDFWCTLRLRTGLNGLDPATLWHLLQQGFRAVSTG, via the coding sequence ATGAGCGGCCGCCTCGCTCTGGAACTGCACCGCCTGTGGCGGGCGCTGCAACGGCTCGACCGCCAGGCCGTCGTGGTCCTGCTGGCCGCGCCGCTGCTCGCCTACCTGCAGCTGCTCGTCGGCCGACGCGCCTTCTACCTCGACAAGCTGGCGCCGGAGCTGGCACTTCCGGCCACGCCACTGGCGGCCTGGACGTGGTGGACCGTCCTGCAGGGTGTGCTGGGCTTCGTCGTGCCCGTGGCGCTGCTCCGGCTGGTCTTCCGGCGCCGCGCTGCCGAGATCGGACTGGGTACGGGCGACCTGCGTTTTGGACTGCTCGTGCTGGCGCTCTACGTGCCCGTAGTGCTGGTCGGAACCTGGGTGCTTTCGGCCGATCCGGCCTTTCAGGCCATCAACCCGCGCCTGCGGGTCGCCGTCCACGACTGGAGCATGTTTCTGCTTTACGAATTGCTGTTTCTGGTGTACTGGATTGGCTGGGAGTACCTGTGGCGGGGCTTCATGCTGTTCGGCACGGCCCCGGCGCTGGGCCTCTATGCGATCTTCGTGCAGATGCTTCCGTTCGCCGCGCTGCACTTCAACAAGCCTGCGGCCGAGGCGCTGCTCTCGATCCCCGGCGGACTGCTGCTGGGTGCGCTCGTGTGGCGCTGCCGCTCGTTCTGGATCGCCGTGCCGATCCACTTCGTACAGATGCTGGCGCTGGACTTCTGGTGCACGCTGCGCCTCCGCACCGGCCTCAACGGCCTCGACCCGGCTACCCTCTGGCACCTGCTGCAGCAGGGCTTTCGTGCGGTTTCTACGGGATGA
- a CDS encoding HEPN domain-containing protein has product MLDKLYIPTRYPNGLLEGAPTEFFTRQEAEHAIRCAEAILRFGHGLLAGPASG; this is encoded by the coding sequence GTGCTGGACAAGCTATACATTCCCACGCGCTACCCCAACGGCCTGCTGGAAGGTGCCCCGACGGAATTCTTCACGCGCCAGGAAGCCGAACATGCCATCCGCTGTGCAGAAGCAATCCTTCGGTTCGGTCACGGTCTTCTCGCTGGACCGGCGTCGGGTTGA
- a CDS encoding nucleotidyltransferase domain-containing protein: MPSAVQKQSFGSVTVFSLDRRRVEAALQALVETLQHREEVLAVVCFGSWARGEAGVGSDIDVLVVLRDSDRPFLERIDRYRPETFPVDLDLFPYTLAEIRRGQPLARAALQTGTVLWARQPLSELLNDAP; the protein is encoded by the coding sequence ATGCCATCCGCTGTGCAGAAGCAATCCTTCGGTTCGGTCACGGTCTTCTCGCTGGACCGGCGTCGGGTTGAGGCGGCGCTGCAGGCGCTCGTCGAAACCCTCCAGCATCGGGAAGAAGTGCTGGCCGTGGTGTGCTTCGGCTCGTGGGCACGAGGCGAGGCCGGCGTGGGAAGCGACATAGATGTGCTGGTGGTACTTCGAGACTCGGATCGGCCTTTTCTGGAGCGGATTGACCGGTACCGCCCCGAGACGTTTCCGGTGGATCTGGACCTCTTTCCCTACACGCTGGCCGAGATCCGACGTGGCCAGCCGCTGGCCCGAGCCGCCCTGCAGACGGGTACCGTGCTCTGGGCCCGCCAACCCCTCAGTGAACTGCTGAACGATGCGCCCTGA
- a CDS encoding SAM-dependent methyltransferase, translating into MRPELWNQRFAEPTFFYGTEPNAFVAETAPRYLRPGAEVVELGAGEGRNAVWLARRGFQVTAVDYAEAGLEKTRRLAAQQGVAVETIRADVTRWQPDRTWDAVVITFLHLPPEARPALYALIHRILRPGGYLIAEWFRPEQRTEGYTSGGPPDPSWMVTADELRRHFDPEGILLLENATPELNEGPGHRGPAATMRLVWQRRG; encoded by the coding sequence ATGCGCCCTGAACTCTGGAATCAGCGCTTTGCGGAGCCGACGTTTTTCTACGGCACCGAGCCCAACGCCTTCGTGGCCGAAACAGCGCCACGCTACCTCCGGCCCGGTGCCGAGGTGGTCGAGCTGGGCGCGGGTGAGGGCCGCAATGCCGTCTGGCTGGCGCGCCGGGGCTTCCAGGTGACGGCCGTCGATTACGCCGAGGCCGGGCTGGAAAAAACGCGCCGACTGGCCGCACAGCAGGGCGTCGCCGTCGAGACGATCCGGGCCGACGTCACGCGATGGCAACCGGACCGTACCTGGGACGCCGTGGTGATCACTTTTCTGCACCTGCCGCCCGAGGCGCGCCCCGCCCTCTATGCGTTGATCCATCGCATCCTGCGCCCCGGTGGCTACCTGATCGCCGAGTGGTTTCGTCCCGAGCAGCGCACCGAGGGCTACACCAGCGGCGGCCCACCCGATCCAAGCTGGATGGTAACGGCCGACGAGCTGCGCCGGCATTTTGATCCGGAAGGGATTCTCCTGCTGGAAAATGCCACGCCCGAACTGAACGAAGGTCCGGGCCACCGCGGCCCCGCTGCCACCATGCGGCTGGTCTGGCAACGGCGGGGTTAA
- a CDS encoding nucleotidyltransferase domain-containing protein — translation MAVQTSPALTYLDEIVRRLVQHFNPVQIVLFGSHARYQADEASDLDLLVVLDKVDHKRETAIAMRRVLSDLPVAKDIFVATPEEVARLKGCFWHVVGQAIQEGRVIYERT, via the coding sequence ATGGCTGTCCAGACATCCCCGGCGCTCACCTATCTCGACGAAATCGTACGTCGTCTGGTGCAGCATTTCAATCCGGTTCAGATCGTACTATTCGGTTCGCATGCCCGGTACCAAGCCGACGAAGCAAGCGATCTGGATCTGCTTGTCGTACTCGACAAGGTGGACCATAAGCGGGAAACGGCCATTGCCATGCGGCGGGTACTTTCAGATCTGCCTGTGGCCAAAGATATTTTTGTAGCCACACCGGAAGAAGTAGCCCGTTTGAAAGGCTGTTTCTGGCACGTAGTCGGTCAGGCCATTCAGGAAGGGCGGGTCATCTATGAGCGCACATAG
- a CDS encoding HEPN domain-containing protein produces MSAHSHLQFRLREARRWLRYAQEDLTTAQRLLAMGEVIPRHPAWLAQQAAEKALKAVLIAEGIFFPRTHDLEALHTRIPSRWRVRHLQVDLERLTEYAVEARYPGDLPDISFEEARAAVADAARIVQAVASEMPKSPEISST; encoded by the coding sequence ATGAGCGCACATAGCCATTTACAATTTCGCCTTCGAGAAGCGCGGCGCTGGCTTCGCTATGCACAGGAAGATCTGACAACTGCCCAACGGCTTCTTGCCATGGGCGAGGTTATTCCACGCCATCCTGCCTGGCTTGCCCAGCAGGCTGCCGAAAAAGCATTAAAGGCTGTGTTAATCGCTGAAGGGATCTTTTTCCCTCGTACTCATGACTTGGAGGCGCTACATACCCGCATCCCCTCCCGCTGGCGAGTCAGACATCTGCAAGTCGACCTTGAGCGACTCACCGAATATGCCGTAGAGGCACGATACCCTGGCGACCTTCCGGACATCAGCTTTGAAGAGGCGCGGGCTGCCGTAGCGGATGCCGCCCGCATTGTGCAGGCGGTCGCATCGGAAATGCCTAAAAGCCCCGAAATCTCCAGCACATAG
- a CDS encoding DUF6364 family protein yields MATEKLTIRLDRALVARARRIARERGIPLSRLIAELLQQLPEVPKQQTATVDWKQSLPPRTRRLVGLAAGAG; encoded by the coding sequence ATGGCTACAGAAAAATTGACAATTCGGCTGGATCGCGCACTGGTGGCTCGGGCACGCCGGATTGCACGGGAACGGGGCATTCCGCTTTCACGGCTGATTGCCGAACTGCTCCAGCAGTTACCTGAAGTGCCGAAGCAACAAACCGCAACGGTTGACTGGAAACAGTCGTTGCCTCCGCGCACGCGTCGCCTGGTCGGTCTCGCTGCAGGCGCCGGATGA
- a CDS encoding SulP family inorganic anion transporter, which translates to MSGRFSYRLPARRLIPALDWLPRYGRAELKGDLVAGLTVGVMLVTQSMAYALLAGVPPVYGLYASLIPLLVYALLGTSRHLAVGIIAIDMLIVAAGLTPLAEPGSPRYLALALLLTALVGVLQLVMGLARLGFLVNLLSRPVLTGFASGAALIIAFSQVDSLLGLSLPSASSLPVRLWLTLTHLPEVHLLTLALGVGALLLLVGLQRFAPRLPSALVVVVLGTLLVWLLRPDRLGVAVVGSIPRGLPSFAPPELELSTVRALLPTAVTLALVQFMNVITLGKVFAARYRYSVRPNRELLAIGAANLVGSFFQSLPVSGSFSRTAVNARAGACTPLSNVVAATVVGLTLLVLTPLFHFLPVPALAAIIIVAALGLFDLRGLRQLWRIKRTDGAVALLTFAVTLLIGVREGVLSGIVASIVAVMYRISRPNVAELGHLPGTRSFRDRRHHPEARPIPGLLLLRVDASFSFANADFLQDLLLDRTRDDPSIRAVVIDASSINDLDTTAAAALQRVAETLADRGVALYFAGVKEPVMETMRRAGLVDLLGADHFFLTPHRAVLHILEQWGQVDRYLAALPKAELPEHDNHDRDNI; encoded by the coding sequence TTGTCTGGAAGGTTTTCATATCGTTTACCGGCACGCCGCCTGATACCGGCACTGGACTGGCTACCCCGCTACGGCCGTGCCGAGCTGAAGGGGGATCTGGTGGCCGGGTTGACGGTGGGTGTCATGCTCGTGACCCAGAGTATGGCCTACGCCCTGCTGGCCGGTGTGCCACCGGTCTATGGCCTGTATGCCTCCCTGATTCCTCTGCTCGTTTACGCATTGCTGGGCACCTCGCGCCATCTGGCTGTCGGCATCATCGCCATCGACATGCTCATCGTGGCGGCCGGACTGACGCCGCTGGCCGAGCCGGGCTCGCCCCGCTACCTGGCGCTGGCGCTACTGCTGACGGCGCTGGTTGGCGTGCTTCAGCTCGTCATGGGGCTGGCGCGGCTGGGCTTTCTGGTCAACCTGCTCTCCCGTCCGGTGCTGACCGGCTTCGCCTCGGGAGCGGCGCTCATCATCGCCTTCAGCCAGGTAGACAGCCTGCTGGGGCTTTCGCTGCCGTCCGCCTCGTCGCTGCCGGTCCGGCTCTGGCTGACGCTCACGCATCTTCCGGAGGTGCACCTGCTCACGCTGGCGCTGGGCGTCGGTGCGTTGCTACTGCTGGTGGGTCTGCAGCGCTTCGCGCCGCGTCTGCCCTCGGCGCTGGTCGTAGTGGTGCTCGGCACGTTGCTGGTCTGGCTGTTGCGGCCGGATCGGCTGGGGGTGGCCGTCGTGGGCTCCATTCCCCGGGGCCTGCCCTCCTTTGCACCACCCGAACTTGAGCTGTCCACCGTGCGTGCGCTGCTGCCGACGGCCGTCACGCTGGCGCTCGTGCAGTTCATGAACGTGATTACGCTGGGGAAGGTCTTTGCCGCCCGCTATCGCTACAGCGTCCGTCCCAACCGGGAGCTGCTGGCGATCGGCGCGGCCAACCTGGTGGGAAGCTTTTTTCAGAGCCTGCCTGTTTCCGGAAGCTTTTCGCGCACGGCCGTCAACGCCCGGGCCGGTGCCTGTACGCCCCTGAGCAACGTGGTGGCCGCCACCGTAGTTGGCCTCACGCTGCTGGTGCTTACCCCGCTGTTTCACTTTCTGCCGGTACCTGCGCTGGCCGCCATCATCATCGTCGCCGCCCTGGGATTGTTCGATCTGCGCGGTCTACGCCAGCTCTGGCGCATCAAACGCACGGACGGCGCCGTGGCGCTGTTGACCTTCGCCGTCACACTGCTGATAGGCGTGCGGGAGGGGGTGCTCAGCGGCATCGTCGCCTCCATCGTGGCCGTCATGTACCGCATCAGCCGGCCCAATGTGGCCGAACTGGGCCACCTGCCGGGTACGCGCTCCTTCCGGGATCGGCGCCATCATCCCGAGGCGCGGCCGATCCCCGGACTGCTCCTGCTGCGCGTGGACGCTTCGTTCTCGTTCGCCAATGCCGACTTTCTGCAGGATCTGCTGCTGGATCGCACGCGCGACGACCCGTCCATCCGCGCCGTGGTCATCGACGCCTCCTCCATCAACGACCTCGATACGACGGCCGCGGCGGCCCTCCAGCGCGTGGCCGAAACGCTGGCCGACCGAGGCGTGGCGCTTTATTTCGCGGGCGTCAAGGAGCCGGTCATGGAAACGATGCGCCGCGCCGGGCTGGTCGATCTGCTCGGCGCAGATCATTTCTTCCTGACGCCCCATCGCGCCGTGCTCCACATTCTGGAGCAATGGGGCCAGGTCGACCGTTACCTGGCCGCTCTCCCGAAAGCCGAACTGCCCGAACATGATAACCATGACAGGGACAATATCTGA
- a CDS encoding NAD(P)/FAD-dependent oxidoreductase: MKRRILVIGAGPGGIAAIRRLRERIGDRLEIVLIEREATAEFLPGTIATVLGEAPAAHWRTPLRLRGIEVQQGEVQRATGRGVVLAGGRTLEADAVIAAPGLHLNLTAVPARPNVFAFWSPTTAEVAREAVAHLQRGRLVVVISGLPYRCPPAPYSLAMQLAAFYRHHRRDVQLTLTTPEEAPLASLGHGIPEFLLRSCAEAGVEVQLGRRPDWSAGTDRELVFTDGSRLAFDLALVVPPHGRAPMLAALPDEGVLVSVDERLETAEPGLFVVGDATRTSLPRAAGVATAQGRTAADAVLDRLGLARFEGPHLPEPECYIGHGDGRYSRITIRFPEGLPPAGRPEVRLEGPAPELAAGFARVFEEWRTLRTENGR; encoded by the coding sequence ATGAAGCGACGGATTCTGGTGATCGGTGCCGGACCGGGTGGCATCGCGGCCATCCGGCGGTTGCGTGAGCGGATCGGCGACCGACTGGAGATCGTGTTGATCGAACGAGAAGCGACGGCGGAGTTTCTGCCGGGCACGATTGCCACCGTGCTGGGCGAAGCGCCCGCCGCCCACTGGCGCACGCCGCTTCGGCTTCGGGGCATCGAGGTGCAGCAGGGCGAAGTGCAACGGGCGACCGGCCGGGGCGTCGTGCTGGCCGGCGGGCGCACGCTGGAAGCCGACGCGGTCATCGCGGCCCCCGGTTTGCACCTGAACCTGACGGCCGTGCCCGCCCGGCCGAACGTGTTCGCCTTCTGGAGTCCCACGACGGCCGAAGTTGCTCGGGAAGCCGTCGCACACCTGCAGCGCGGCCGCCTCGTCGTGGTCATCTCCGGCCTACCCTACCGCTGTCCGCCCGCTCCCTACAGCCTGGCCATGCAACTGGCGGCCTTCTACCGCCACCACCGACGCGACGTGCAGCTCACGCTGACCACGCCCGAGGAGGCACCGCTGGCCTCACTGGGGCATGGCATCCCGGAGTTTCTGCTCCGCTCCTGCGCCGAGGCCGGCGTCGAAGTGCAGCTCGGCCGCCGGCCCGACTGGTCCGCCGGCACCGATCGGGAGCTCGTCTTTACCGACGGAAGCCGCCTGGCCTTCGACCTGGCGCTGGTCGTTCCGCCGCACGGACGCGCGCCCATGCTGGCGGCGCTACCGGACGAGGGCGTGCTGGTGTCCGTCGATGAACGGCTGGAGACGGCCGAGCCCGGCCTGTTCGTCGTGGGCGACGCGACACGCACGTCCCTGCCCCGCGCGGCCGGCGTCGCCACGGCTCAGGGACGGACGGCCGCCGACGCCGTGCTGGACCGCCTCGGGCTGGCCCGCTTCGAGGGACCGCATCTGCCCGAACCCGAATGCTACATCGGCCACGGCGACGGCCGCTACAGCCGCATCACGATCCGCTTCCCTGAAGGCCTGCCGCCCGCCGGACGGCCCGAGGTCCGGCTCGAGGGCCCAGCTCCCGAACTGGCCGCCGGCTTCGCCCGCGTGTTCGAGGAATGGCGGACGCTTCGCACCGAAAACGGTCGCTAA